The following nucleotide sequence is from Thermostaphylospora chromogena.
GCCCTTACTGCACCTGCTCTGGAGCGTCGCCGTCAACACCGGCCTGATCCGCGTCGACGGCACCACCGCCGAGCCCGGCTCGCCCGGGGCGTTCGGCTCGTTCGACGCCTACGACGAGAACGGCGACCCCCGCGAGCTGCTGGAGTTCTGGGACGGCGTCGTCATGGACGTCCTCGACCGCGCGGACGAGGGGCTCACCGGCTCAGCGGTGGTCGACGACCACCTGGCCGAGATGCTCGCCACGATGTACTCGCTGAGCGACGGCATCGCCGTGGCCGCTCTGGTCAAGGGCATCCTGCAGTCGCACGAGGTGGCCTGCCAGGCCCGGCCCGAGGAGATGCGGCGGCTGACCGCCACCCTCCCCGGCGAGCTGACCGAGGCGCTGAACCTGCTGGCCTACTGCGGGCTCATCGAAGGCGTGGCCGAGGGACGGCCCCGGCTGACCCCGCTCGGCCTGTGGGCCGTGCGGCAGGATCTGCTGCGGGAGGGGCACGATGCGCCGACCCTCGACGAGGTCGCCGTCTTCGCCGACCTGACGGCCGAGGAGCTGGTCGCCGCGCTGCTCGGCGGTGAGGCCGCGCCCAGCGCCGTCGCCGTCTGGCTGGAGCGCCGCGCGCCCGCCGACGCCGCCCGGGAGCTGCTGGCGGTGGCCGCGTCCGGCGGCCCCGGCGAGCGCGGCGCGGTCGGTACGATCCTGGAGGAGCTGGGCCCGGAGGCCGAGGCGCCCGTGCGCGAGGCGCTGAACCAGCCCACCGTGTGGCGCTACGCCGCGTCCTGGCTGCACGTGCGTGATCTTCCCGCGCCGCCGCTCAGCACCGCCGACGGCGACTGGATCACGATCGACACCCTGGCGTCCCTGCTCCACATGGCCAAGGGCGCGGAGGAGGTGGGCGGCTTCGAGGCGCTCTCGCCGGACGAGGAGCTGCTGCGCCTGGTGGAGACGGCGCCGGAGGTGGGCCACCCCGACACGCTCGCCGTCTTGGACATGCTCGCCGCCCGCCACCCGGAGCCGCGGGTCGCCAAGGCGGCGCGCAAGACCGCCATGCGGATGCGCTCCGAAGCCATCTAGCCCACGCGGCCCGCGGCGTCCCGGCCGGGCCCGCCGGGTCGGCCGCGCCGTGACACGGCCGACCTCCACCGGGCCCGTAGACTGGAACGATCCCCGATCGCGCGATGTGAAACGGAGTGACCCGTTGGCTGTTCAGCCGATCCGCCTGTTCGGTGACCCGGTGCTGCGCACTCCCGCGCAGCCGGTGGTCGACTTCGACAAGGAACTGCGCAAGCTCGTCAAGGACCTCACGGACACGATGATGGACGCGCCGGGCGCAGGGCTGGCCGCTCCCCAGATCGGGGTCAGCCTGCGGGTGTTCACCTACTACGTGGAGGACCAGCTCGGCCACCTCGTCAACCCCAAGCTCACCCTCGGCGACGAGATCGACGAGGAGGGCGAGGAGGGCTGCCTGTCCTTCCCCGGCCTGTCGTTCCCGACGCCGCGGGCCGTTCGCGCGGTCGCCACCGGTTTCAACATGTACGGCGAGCCGGTGACCATCGAGGGCACCGACCTGATGGCCCGCTGCTTCCAGCACGAGACCGACCACCTGGACGGCGTGCTGTTCATCGACCGGATGAACCCCGAGCAGCGTAAGCTCGCGATGAAGGCCATCCGCGAGGCGGAGTGGAACAACCAGCCCGCCCCCGTCGTGAAGTTCTCCCCCCACCCCACCCACGGGAAGGCCCTGTAAGTCGACGTGCGTCTCGTCTTCGCCGGAACACCGGAAACCGCGCTGCCGTCCCTGCGCGCCGTCCTCGATTCGCCGCGTCACGAGGTCGCCGCGGTCGTCACCCGGCCCGACGCGCCGTCCGGGCGGGGGCGCAGGCTGCATCCCAGCCCGGTCGCCGAGGTGGCGCGGGAGGCCGGGGTGGAGGTCCTGCAGCCCGTGAAGGCGGGCGACCCCGAGTTCCTCGACCGGCTGCGCGCCATCGCCCCCGACTGCTGCCCCGTCGTGGCCTACGGCGCGCTGCTGCCCCAGGACGCGCTGGACATCCCCCGGCACGGCTGGATCAACCTGCACTTCTCGGTGCTGCCCGCGTGGCGGGGGGCGGCGCCCGTGCAGCACGCCGTGCTCAACGGCGACGAGATCACCGGCGCCACCACCTTCCGCATCGTCAAGGAGCTCGACGCCGGGCCGGTGTACGGCGTGGTGACCGAGGCGATCCGGCCCGACGACACCAGCGGCGACCTGCTCGCCCGCCTGTCGGTCTCCGGCGCCGAGCTGCTGCTGGCCACCCTCGACGGCGTCGAGGACGGCACCGTGGAGGCCCGGCCGCAGCCCGAGGACGGCGTCAGCTACGCCCCCAAGATCACCGTCGAGGACGCCAGGGTCGACTGGTCCGCCCCCGCCTTCCGCGTCGACCGCCTGATCAGGGCCTGCACCCCGGCCCCCGGGGCGTGGACGGAGTTCCGCGGCGGCAGGGTGAAGCTCGGCCCGGTACGGCCGGCTCCCGACGCCGCCGCGCTGGCCCCCGGCGCGCTGTCCGCCACCAAGAACGCCGTGCTCGTCGGCACCGCCACCCATCCCGTCCTGCTGGGTGAGGTGCGCCCCCAGGGCAAGCGCGCGATGACCGCGGCCGAGTGGGCCAGGGGCGCCCGCATCGCCGAGGGGGACCGGTTCGAGTGACGGGTGAAGGCGAGCGCCGCCGGCACGGCGGCAGGCCGGGGAGGGGCGACCGGCGATCCCGCGGCGGGCGGCGCGGTCCGGCGCGCGACCTCGCCCGCACCACCGCCTTCGACGTGCTGCGCGCCGTGGACGAACGGGACGCCTACGCCAACCTCCTGCTGCCCCACCTGATCAGGGAGCGGCGGCTGTCCGCCCGTGACGCCGGCCTGGCCACCGAACTGGCCTACGGCACCCTGCGCGGCATGGGCACCTACGACGCGATCATCGCGGCGTGCAGCGACCGGCCGCCGGAGCGGCTAGACCCGCCGCTGCTCGACGCGCTCCGGATCGGCGCCCACCAGCTGCTGCGCACCCGCGTGCCCGCGCACGCCGCGGTCGGCACCACCGTCGACCTGGTACGGCTGCGCCTGGGCGCGGGCCCGTCCCGCTACGCCAACGCGGTGCTGCGGAAGATCGCCACCAGGTCGCTCGCCGAGTGGCTGCCGATCGTCGCGCCGGACCCGGAGGAGGACGCGGTGGGCAACCTCGCGGTCTCCCACAGCCACCCGCGCTGGATCGTCTCCGCGCTGAAGGACGCCCTCCACGCCGCGGGGCCGTCCCCCGACGCCGGGAAGGAGATCGCCGCGCTCCTGGAGGCCGACAACGAGCGGCCCAAGGTGACGCTGGTGGCCCGCCCCGGCCGTGCCACGGCCGAGGAGCTGATCGCGGCGGGTGCGGAGCCCGCCGCCTACTCGCCGTACGCCGCCTATCTGCCGGACGGCGACCCTGCGGGGATCGCGGCGGTGGCCGAGGGGCGCGCCGCCGTGCAGGACGAAGCCAGCCAGATGGTCGCGCTGGCGCTGACCCGGGTGCCGGTCGAGGGCGGCGACGCCCGCTGGCTGGACATGTGCGCGGGGCCCGGCGGCAAGGCCGCCCTGCTCGACGGGCTCGCCCGGGAGCGCGGTGCCCGTCTGATCGCCGCCGACGCCCAGTACCACCGGGCCCGCCTGGTGTGGAACGCGACCCGCGAGGCCAAGGTGATCACCGCCGACGGCACGGCCCCCGCGTGGCGGCCGGCCGCCTTCGACCGGGTCATGCTGGACGCGCCGTGCACCGGCCTGGGCGCGCTGCGCCGCCGTCCGGAGGCCCGCTGGCGGCGTGACCCGGCGAGCCTGCCCGAGCTGACCTCCCTGCAGCGCAGGTTGCTGCGCTCCGCGCTGGAGGCGGTGCGGCCGGGCGGTGTCGTCGCCTACGTGACCTGCTCTCCGCACATCGCCGAGACCCGCGTCGTGGTCGAAGACGTGCTCAAGGACGCGGCCGGGGACGCCGGCCACGAGGTCCTGGACGCCCGGGCCTTCCTGCCCGAGGTGGACGACCTGGGCCCGGGGCCGTACGCGCAGTTCTGGCCCCACCGGCACGGCACGGACGCGATGTTCCTCGCCCTGCTGAGGCGGGGTGCGTCCGCCGGGTAGGACCACCCGCCTCGGGCAGGAGGGCGGGACATGGGGATCGAGTGGCTCGAGCGGCTGCACCGGGCCGAGATAGGGCCGGTCGTGGGCGTGCAGGAGGCGCTGGGGGGCCGGGGCCGCTGCTGCGGCTGATATCGCTGCTCGGAGCGGACGGCACCGTGCTGGTCCTGCTGTCGGCGGTCTACTGGTGCGTCAGCCCGCGGTTCGGCCTGCGGGTCGCGATCGCCGTGCTCGCGTCGGCGGGGGTGAACGCGGTGGCCAAGCTGGTTTTCGCGGCGCCCCGCCCCCGTGGATCGATGGCAGGGTGCGCGTCCTGTCGGGCGAGGGGTTTTTCGGCCTGCCCTCCGGCCACGCCCAGACCTCCGTCGTCGCCCTGCGCCGCCGCGCGGCCCGGACTCGCGCGGGGCGGCCGTTCCCCCTCGGGGGTGCGGCCCGGCCGGCGGCGGTCGCCGGAACGGGGGCGGCGGGCGAGGCGGGCCGATGGAGGCGAGAACCGGGCCAATAGACTCCTCCATCATGGCCGTTCAGATTTCGCCCAGCATCCTCTCCGCCGACTTCGCCCGGCTCGCCGACGAGGCGGCGGCGGTGCAGAACGCCGACTGGCTGCACGTCGACGTCATGGACAACCACTTCGTGCCCAACCTGACGATCGGGTTGCCCGTGGTGGAGTCCCTGCTGAAAGCCACCTCGCTGCCCTTGGACTGCCACCTGATGATCGAGGACCCCGACCGGTGGGCCCCCGGCTTCGCCGAGGCGGGCGCGGGCAGCGTGACGGTCCACGCCGAGGCGGCGAAAGCGCCCGTGCGCACGCTGCGCGCCATCCGGGCGGCGGGCGCGCGCGCCGGGCTCGCGCTCAACCCGGCCACCCCGGTGGAGCCCTACGAAGACCTGCTCGGCGAGATCGACATGCTGCTGCTGATGACGGTGGAGCCGGGGTTCGGCGGCCAGCGCTTCCTCGACATCGTGCTGCCGAAGATCCGCCGGACGCGCTCGCTCATCGACCGGCACGGCGGGCGGGTGTGGCTGCAGATCGACGGCGGCGTCTCGGTCGAGACGATCGAACGCTGCGCCGAGGCGGGAGCCGATGTCTTCGTCGCCGGCAGCGCGGTCTACGACTCCGGCGATCCCGCGGCGGCCGTCGACAAGCTCAGGGAGCTCGCCGAAGGCGCCGCCGCCTCTTCTTCTTCCTCCTGACCGGTGGCCGCCGGTGCGGCGGCCGGGCGGGGGAGCGGGCGCTGAGCGGCGCGTCCGGGTGTAGGACCGACGGGCCGGGGTAACGCCGTACGCACCCTGGTTTCGGAGGTGGGGGCATGGACCACGGACTGTTCGGGCCGCGCTCGGTCACCTGGCGGATCATGGGTGAGCCGATCATGCTGATCGGCGGCTTCCGGGCCCTGCTGATGCAGGGGCTGCATCCCCGGGCGATGCGCGGGGTGGTGCAGAACTCCGCGCTGGTGGACCCCGACGAGGCGTGGGCGCGTTTCGTCCGCACCAGCGAGTTCGTCCGGGTGCGCACCTACGGCAGCCTCGCCGAGGTGGAGCGGGCCGGCGCCCGCGTCCGGCGGATCCACGCCTCCCTGACCGCGTTCGACCCCGACACCGGTGAGCGTTTCCGCCTCGACGACCCCGCCGCGCTGCGGTGGGTGCACGTCGGCGAGGTCGACTCCTACCTGTCGGTGGCGCGCCGGGCGGGCGTGCCGCTGAGCGACGCCGACGCCGACCGCTTCGTCGCCGAGTGGCGGCGCGCCGCCGAGGTCGTCGGGTTGCGCGGGGACGACGTTCCGGGTTCGGTGGCCGAGATGCGTGACTACATCGAGGAGCAGCGGCCGGGACTGTACTTCGTACCCGAGGCGTCGCATCCCATCCGCCTGGCGTTCAACGCGCCCTTGCCTCTCCGCCTCGCCCCGATCAGGGCCGCCATGCCGCTGATCACCGCGCTCTCCCTGGCGTCGCTGCCGCGCTGGGCGCGCCGCCTGTACGGCCTGCCCGCCACCCCGCTCGGCGACCTGTGGGCGCGGGCCACCCTGATGGCGCTCCACCGCGGCATCGGCCTGGTGCCCGCGCCCGTCCGTTACAGTCCCGACGCCCGGCGGGCGCGCGAGCTGATGGCCGCCTGACTTGC
It contains:
- the def gene encoding peptide deformylase — encoded protein: MAVQPIRLFGDPVLRTPAQPVVDFDKELRKLVKDLTDTMMDAPGAGLAAPQIGVSLRVFTYYVEDQLGHLVNPKLTLGDEIDEEGEEGCLSFPGLSFPTPRAVRAVATGFNMYGEPVTIEGTDLMARCFQHETDHLDGVLFIDRMNPEQRKLAMKAIREAEWNNQPAPVVKFSPHPTHGKAL
- the fmt gene encoding methionyl-tRNA formyltransferase, which encodes MRLVFAGTPETALPSLRAVLDSPRHEVAAVVTRPDAPSGRGRRLHPSPVAEVAREAGVEVLQPVKAGDPEFLDRLRAIAPDCCPVVAYGALLPQDALDIPRHGWINLHFSVLPAWRGAAPVQHAVLNGDEITGATTFRIVKELDAGPVYGVVTEAIRPDDTSGDLLARLSVSGAELLLATLDGVEDGTVEARPQPEDGVSYAPKITVEDARVDWSAPAFRVDRLIRACTPAPGAWTEFRGGRVKLGPVRPAPDAAALAPGALSATKNAVLVGTATHPVLLGEVRPQGKRAMTAAEWARGARIAEGDRFE
- a CDS encoding RsmB/NOP family class I SAM-dependent RNA methyltransferase, yielding MTGEGERRRHGGRPGRGDRRSRGGRRGPARDLARTTAFDVLRAVDERDAYANLLLPHLIRERRLSARDAGLATELAYGTLRGMGTYDAIIAACSDRPPERLDPPLLDALRIGAHQLLRTRVPAHAAVGTTVDLVRLRLGAGPSRYANAVLRKIATRSLAEWLPIVAPDPEEDAVGNLAVSHSHPRWIVSALKDALHAAGPSPDAGKEIAALLEADNERPKVTLVARPGRATAEELIAAGAEPAAYSPYAAYLPDGDPAGIAAVAEGRAAVQDEASQMVALALTRVPVEGGDARWLDMCAGPGGKAALLDGLARERGARLIAADAQYHRARLVWNATREAKVITADGTAPAWRPAAFDRVMLDAPCTGLGALRRRPEARWRRDPASLPELTSLQRRLLRSALEAVRPGGVVAYVTCSPHIAETRVVVEDVLKDAAGDAGHEVLDARAFLPEVDDLGPGPYAQFWPHRHGTDAMFLALLRRGASAG
- the rpe gene encoding ribulose-phosphate 3-epimerase, which encodes MAVQISPSILSADFARLADEAAAVQNADWLHVDVMDNHFVPNLTIGLPVVESLLKATSLPLDCHLMIEDPDRWAPGFAEAGAGSVTVHAEAAKAPVRTLRAIRAAGARAGLALNPATPVEPYEDLLGEIDMLLLMTVEPGFGGQRFLDIVLPKIRRTRSLIDRHGGRVWLQIDGGVSVETIERCAEAGADVFVAGSAVYDSGDPAAAVDKLRELAEGAAASSSSS
- a CDS encoding oxygenase MpaB family protein; amino-acid sequence: MDHGLFGPRSVTWRIMGEPIMLIGGFRALLMQGLHPRAMRGVVQNSALVDPDEAWARFVRTSEFVRVRTYGSLAEVERAGARVRRIHASLTAFDPDTGERFRLDDPAALRWVHVGEVDSYLSVARRAGVPLSDADADRFVAEWRRAAEVVGLRGDDVPGSVAEMRDYIEEQRPGLYFVPEASHPIRLAFNAPLPLRLAPIRAAMPLITALSLASLPRWARRLYGLPATPLGDLWARATLMALHRGIGLVPAPVRYSPDARRARELMAA